The Styela clava chromosome 2, kaStyClav1.hap1.2, whole genome shotgun sequence genome contains a region encoding:
- the LOC120336339 gene encoding centromere protein I-like, translating to MTSQKDFKNALTSLERTDLKKSAIENKKFIKTIHSHANSVGLSQESIIRVVRLGACGRFNQALANTLIQSLIPKESIPEEAVIYGISRITAGICQLRVQATILKWIITLFDIISPKFDIYSFYGMLFNLLDYETLCPYICHLLYLMTRQQDVTHFRISRLMLLQKKVGNQSYISGLMTVYRLYQPSLITVAKSKKGRFKKIEQSWKANIFEISSPLASKQDYLGVKSKGCIIPTVKPQITDIINEFDRPFDTVSYNRLTQTSDIKSLDGLITSLGKTTLPSRAASLLSTRCLKHILAISPDSSLKIRLRLWLHERFYSRFSEDDIDCEKHEERELLKLALDQQELFQMNTTLQEPLLYSYLETWSSGNNTDLVLKIISKLPIMPFSILHKNVLLILEKHFVLAPSTSLRCAIIESLTELTCNYIAVESQNSDTEARNFRKDIENLVAFIDGLIVLGISLTKSSTRFIYSGLEFWRTMTLTLKQTKLDVVVLPHFLVVYKGLFTPNSLYLSCICATITSLIGIYTINLKGNRRIRHSSTLEMLNNYITDFHDSLWRHSAFHPACSENSIAYKGLESDVVKEQCGMVNDISVMSSFSIDKHPALIICTARYVKENNIVSEQALSSELLLTSDYIKYLKKEGLYDVLKLLQQLTDLSDTQL from the coding sequence ATGACATCACAAAAAGACTTTAAGAATGCTCTGACATCTCTGGAACGCActgatttgaaaaaaagtgccatagaaaataaaaaattcataaaaactattCATAGTCATGCAAATTCAGTGGGCCTGTCTCAGGAATCTATCATTCGAGTGGTGAGGCTAGGTGCATGTGGAAGATTCAACCAAGCTTTGGCAAACACCTTGATTCAATCTCTCATTCCGAAGGAAAGTATTCCAGAAGAAGCTGTAATTTATGGGATTTCAAGAATAACAGCAGGAATATGTCAACTCCGTGTTCAAGCAACGATTTTAAAATGGattataacattatttgatataatttctccaaaatttgatatatactCATTTTATGGAATGTTGTTTAACTTACTGGATTACGAGACATTATGCCCTTACATTTGCCATTTGTTATATCTCATGACGAGACAGCAAGATGTCACACATTTCAGAATATCAAGACTCATGTTGCTCCAGAAAAAAGTGGGAAATCAATCTTATATATCTGGTCTAATGACTGTTTACCGACTATACCAACCTTCACTCATAACAGTTGCCAAAAGCAAGAAAGGacgtttcaaaaaaatagaacAAAGTTGGAAGGCGAATATTTTTGAGATATCATCTCCTCTGGCATCTAAACAAGATTATTTAGGTGTAAAATCTAAAGGTTGTATTATTCCAACAGTTAAGCCCCAGATTACCGACataataaatgaatttgatagACCTTTTGATACAGTCTCATATAACCGGCTTACACAAACATCTGACATAAAATCTTTAGATGGTTTGATCACATCCTTAGGGAAAACAACTTTGCCAAGTCGAGCAGCTTCACTTCTTTCAACAAGATGCCTCAAACATATATTAGCCATTTCTCCTGACTCCTCACTTAAGATACGACTACGTTTATGGCTTCATGAGCGTTTCTATTCAAGATTTTCTGAAGACGATATTGATTGCGAGAAACATGAAGAAAGGGAATTGCTAAAATTAGCGCTTGATCAACAAGAACTTTTTCAAATGAATACAACCCTTCAAGAACCACTTTTGTATAGTTATTTAGAAACTTGGAGCAGTGGGAACAACACTGAtttagttttgaaaataatttccaaATTACCTATCATGCCTTTTAgcattttgcataaaaatgTACTGCTTATACTGGAGAAGCATTTTGTATTGGCACCATCCACCAGCTTGCGATGCGCAATCATTGAATCATTAACAGAATTAACTTGCAACTATATTGCGGTTGAATCACAAAATTCAGACACAGAAGCCCGGAATTTTAGAAAAGATATTGAAAATTTGGTTGCATTTATAGATGGTTTGATTGTTCTTGGAATCTCTCTTACTAAAAGCAGTACAAGATTTATATATAGTGGATTGGAGTTTTGGAGGACTATGACATTGACACTAAAGCAGACCAAACTTGATGTTGTAGTCTTGCCACATTTTTTAGTTGTTTATAAAGGATTATTTACTCCTAACAGCTTATATCTATCATGTATCTGTGCGACGATCACAAGTTTAATAGGTATCTACACCATAAATTTGAAAGGAAATAGGCGTATTCGCCATTCATCAACTTTGGAAATGTTGAACAATTACATTACAGATTTCCATGACAGCCTGTGGCGTCACAGTGCCTTCCATCCTGCATGTAGTGAAAATAGTATAGCCTACAAAGGTTTAGAGTCGGATGTGGTAAAAGAGCAATGTGGAATGGTAAATGATATCTCTGTAATGTCATCCTTTTCTATTGACAAACATCCAGCACTAATAATTTGCACAGCTCGTTATGTTAAAGAAAACAATATTGTATCTGAACAAGCCCTTTCATCTGAGCTGCTATTGACATCcgattatataaaatatttaaaaaaagaggGCTTGTATGATGTGTTAAAACTTCTTCAGCAGTTGACAGATTTATCTGATACGCAactataa
- the LOC120336862 gene encoding uncharacterized protein LOC120336862 → MAHEKVTGTIDRATMVDTVIASSHTTFYNRAGTEYHVSVPEVGSTAERQVSAGTLDITDTAMGTVVIGSHDTVIDNSGTKTTIKVSGSDASSAGSQQHPESDRQVNHSSSQSGIDTSGSVVLNSVVGSDDTNIKMDGAVIHIKRKKKNKSHASRQIKDGEINLANSAAVSMVAYSERTKVNIVGSEINIE, encoded by the exons ATGGCTCATGAAAAAG TGACTGGAACTATTGATCGTGCTACTATGGTGGACACTGTTATTGCATCGAGTCACACAACATTTTACAATAGGGCTGGGACAGAATATCATG TGTCTGTACCAGAGGTGGGAAGCACAGCGGAACGCCAAGTGTCTG CTGGCACACTTGACATCACTGATACAGCCATGGGCACAGTTGTTATAGGATCTCATGATACGGTCATCGATAACAGCGGAACAAAGACAAccataa aagtTTCAGGGAGTGATGCTAGTTCAGCAGGTAGTCAGCAACACCCCG aatCTGATCGACAAGTAAATCATTCTTCCAGTCAGTCag GTATTGACACCAGTGGCAGTGTGGTATTGAATAGTGTTGTGGGTTCAGATGATACTAATATTAAAATGGATGGGGCTGTCATCCATATCAAACGGaagaaaaagaataaaagtCATGCATCACGACAAATTAAAG ATGGTGAAATTAATCTTGCAAACAGTGCAGCTGTAAGCATGGTAGCTTACTCTGAAAGAACAAAAGTGAATATTGTTGGTTCAGAAATCAATATAG AATAA